The genomic DNA GCACCCTGTGCACGTTGAGCCCCGACCTTTCGTGACGGTGCGGGAGCGGGCCGACGGTCTCGGCCCGCTCCCGCGTGGTCAGTCGTCGGCCCGAGTGCCCGTCACCTTCAGGTGGCGGACGCGGCCCGCGTTGTCGAAGGATCCGAAGCCCACCCGGCCCGAAGCGAAGACCGGGTCGGTCGCCGTGATCAGCGGGTTGCGGCTGCCGTCCAGGTAGACGGCGGTCTCACCGGTGTCGGCGCAGTGGGTGAGCCGCACCTTGTGCCATCCGTCGTCCTTGATCGCCGGAGGTGCGCCGTAGGTTCCGTTCCACTGGTCGTCGATGCGCAGCCGGTCGGCGTCGTCGACGGTGAACAGACCGTTGTGCGGGTAGATGGTGTTGTCGCTCGACAGGTGTGCGTACTGGAACCGGGTGTCCGACCGGTAGTCCCAGATGAGGATGACGTCACGGTTGGTGATCTCGACGGGGGTGTCGATCCGTACCTCCGCCTCGATGGTGACGGACGAGTAGCGCGGGCCCGCGGTCAGGACGGCGTACTCGAAGGGGCGGCGCGGTCCCGGGCGGGCGACGCCCGGCTCGGTCATGATCGTCTCCCTTGGTGTGTATGCCCACTTGGCCGGGGTGACCGGCGCCCAGTTGCCGGGACCGGTGGTGTGGGTGGTGGGGGTGTTGCCGATCTCGCAGTCGGCGAAGGTGCGGGTCCCGGTCACCTTCCAGACCTTGCCGTTGGCCTTCGAGACGATGTACAGGCCGCCGCTGCGGTCGGTGCCGAAGCGCAGGTCGACACGCTGGTCACCGGCGAGGTCGCGCATGGTGACCGTCTTTCCGGTGGACTTGTCGAAGAGCATCAGCTGTTCGAGCGGCGCGAGTTCGCCGCCGCGGTGCATGTCGCGGGTGTCCGCGGCCAGGATCCGGCCGTCCACGAGGTCGCCGAAGATGTACTTTCCGCGCAGCGCCGGCGCGTCCTTGCCGCGGTAGACGGAGCCTCCGGCGATGGCGCGGCCCACATCGGACCGGCAGTTCCAGTCGGGTCCGGGGTCATGGTCGTAGGCGGCGACCGGATAGGTGTAGCCGTACTGGGCGTCGTCGGCGGGGAGGGGAAGGATGCGGGCGCACGGGTCGGTGGCCTGCTTGTCGAACACGAAGGGGCCCTCGCGTTCGCTCCAGCCGAAGTTGTCACCGGCCTTGACCTCGTACACCGACTCGATGGCGTGCTCGCCTATGTGACCGAGATACATACGGTGGCTGCCGCCCGCGTCCCAGCTGAAGCGGTGCGGGTCCCGCATGCCTATGGCGTAGATCTCCCCGAGTACACCGGGCTCACCGACGAACGGGTTGGACCTGGGGATGCCGTACCGGCCGTTGGCGCTGTCACGGCCCGCGGGGTCGATCCGCAGAAGTTTGCCGTGCGGGAGCGCGAGGTTCTGCGGCTCGCTGTTGCCGACGCCCTGCCCTCCGTCGCCGACCGCGAGGTAGAGGAGGCCGTAGTCCTCGTCGTGAGGCTTTGCGGTCGGGTTGAAGTCGATCTGCTGGATGCCGTGGACCTGGCCGGTGAAGCCGATACGCAGCACCTCGCGACGGGTGCCGTGGAAGACGGCCGCGGAGGGGTCGTCGGCAGTCCACTCGGTGATGATGCCGTGGTAGGTGAGCGTGCCGGCCTGCCGGTAGTCGGGAGTCTCGGTGGCCTGCGAGGCGAGTTCGGTGTGGATGGTGTAGAAGCGCCCGTTCGTGCCGAACTGCGGGTGGAATGCGGCGTACCCGAGGCCCTGACCGAGGCCGCGGCCCGAGAAGAAGTGCGGGAATGCCGCCTTGACGTCCAGATAGGGGTGCGGGGTGCCCCCTGAGGTGCGCGTCGCAGTGCCGGGGTCGGTGAGGTACAGGGTTCCGTTGAGGTCGGGGGTCGCCATCCGGCCGGAGCCGTCGGGGAGTTCGTTGATGGTGTTGATCCGGGCGTGGCGCATCAGGCGGGGATCCGTCGGCGCCGGCACGGGTTCCGACTTGGGGAACTGTGCGAACTCCTGCAGGACGAGGCCCGTCCTGGACTGGACGGGCCTCTGCGGAATGGGGTCGGTCAGGGCGGCTGTCGCCGCGGCGGGCTCGTCGGCGTGGGAAGGCGCGGCGAGACCGCCCAGTGCGAGGGCTGCGCTGACGGCCACGGCCGCCCAGTGCCTTCGGTATGTACGTCGTGACGCCATGCGGGTCCCTTCGGGCTGGCGTGACAAGTAGGGAAAGGACGATCCGGGGGCGAGAAGGGTCAGTGGCCCCGCGTCATGCGCCGGTACTCCGCCGCCACCGCTCCGGCCGACACCGAGCGGTTCAGGAACAGGAGATCGTCCATGCGGCAGTCGCAGGCGTTGTTCTCCCGGGTGTTCTGGGGGAAGCTGCCGCCGATCTTGATGCCGCGGGGATCGGTGGGTGAGGCGCGGTGTGGCGCCGGCGTGGTGGCCAGTTCCCAGGGGTCGCCCGGCGTGACGTAGAAGCCGTCCAGGGGCTTGCCGTCGCGGTAGAGGGCGAGGGTGCCGTCGCGGAAGTCGAACGTCGCGGCCAGGTGGACCCATTCACCGAGGGGCAGCAGCTCCTGCCAGGGCAAGTCGGCTGCGAAGGTCTGGGAGGCACCGCTGTCCAGCCGTCTCCCCAGCGC from Streptomyces sp. NBC_01707 includes the following:
- a CDS encoding sorbosone dehydrogenase family protein — encoded protein: MASRRTYRRHWAAVAVSAALALGGLAAPSHADEPAAATAALTDPIPQRPVQSRTGLVLQEFAQFPKSEPVPAPTDPRLMRHARINTINELPDGSGRMATPDLNGTLYLTDPGTATRTSGGTPHPYLDVKAAFPHFFSGRGLGQGLGYAAFHPQFGTNGRFYTIHTELASQATETPDYRQAGTLTYHGIITEWTADDPSAAVFHGTRREVLRIGFTGQVHGIQQIDFNPTAKPHDEDYGLLYLAVGDGGQGVGNSEPQNLALPHGKLLRIDPAGRDSANGRYGIPRSNPFVGEPGVLGEIYAIGMRDPHRFSWDAGGSHRMYLGHIGEHAIESVYEVKAGDNFGWSEREGPFVFDKQATDPCARILPLPADDAQYGYTYPVAAYDHDPGPDWNCRSDVGRAIAGGSVYRGKDAPALRGKYIFGDLVDGRILAADTRDMHRGGELAPLEQLMLFDKSTGKTVTMRDLAGDQRVDLRFGTDRSGGLYIVSKANGKVWKVTGTRTFADCEIGNTPTTHTTGPGNWAPVTPAKWAYTPRETIMTEPGVARPGPRRPFEYAVLTAGPRYSSVTIEAEVRIDTPVEITNRDVILIWDYRSDTRFQYAHLSSDNTIYPHNGLFTVDDADRLRIDDQWNGTYGAPPAIKDDGWHKVRLTHCADTGETAVYLDGSRNPLITATDPVFASGRVGFGSFDNAGRVRHLKVTGTRADD